The Cyclobacteriaceae bacterium genome includes a region encoding these proteins:
- a CDS encoding S9 family peptidase: MKKYLLIMTLGFITSVSLAQDNQGYQRPPEEIAKLVEAPLTPAIIISPDKSWMALMDRSDYPSIEELSRPELRIAGLRINPENFGPSRNNFFIGLKFKNLKDMKEYSVNGLPTPLQISNTSFSPDGKKFTFLQTYPDRIELWLVDVSTASAKPLTKKKINATLANPVAWLSNSSTIIFLAAVESKKLPEKTRVPAGPVIEENLGKKAPARTYQDLLKNPYDETLFDYHCTSQLYSISLDGTEKAVGVPGVYSTQSVSPDGSFVLAKVIHRPYSYLVPANLFPQLVQVMDMNGNVVKKLVDVPLGDNVPVGFNAVIKGPRGHAWRADQPSTLYWAEAQDQGDPKIKAEIRDKVIQLSAPFTGNPSDVISLPLRYAGMMWGNEKLAMVNEIWWADRKIRTYQIDPSNLSKKKVLFDRSYEDAYTDPGDIVTTFNQYGRSVILINSDNSIYLDGDGSSPQGDRPFLSKMDLTSGKITNLWKSDAPYYEFVVSFIDPKKGTFITSRESQNETANYFIHTIGSKNVTAVTSFPHPYPQIKDVKKQVLKYKRPDGVDLTADLYLPPGYKKEDGPLPTFLWAYPAEFKSKDNAGQVKGSPYTFTRISSGSPIYWVVRGYAVLDNASIPIVGEGDAEPNDTYIEQLVASAKSAIDYGASLGYVDPKRVGVGGHSYGAFMTANLLAHSDLFKAGIARSGAYNRTLTPFGFQQEERTYWEAPEVYNKMSPFSYADKVKTPVLFIHGEADNNSGTFPIQTERFYNAIKGHGGTARYVLLPYESHGYRAKESIMHMLWEMDNMLETYVKGGDKMKAKIGTK; the protein is encoded by the coding sequence ATGAAAAAATATCTTTTGATAATGACCCTCGGGTTCATTACTTCGGTCTCCCTGGCCCAGGACAACCAGGGTTATCAGCGACCCCCTGAAGAGATCGCGAAACTGGTCGAGGCTCCTCTTACTCCGGCGATCATCATCTCACCTGATAAAAGCTGGATGGCTTTGATGGATCGTTCTGATTATCCAAGTATTGAAGAACTATCTCGTCCTGAATTGCGCATTGCAGGCCTTCGCATCAATCCAGAAAATTTTGGACCAAGCCGGAACAACTTTTTCATTGGATTAAAATTCAAGAATCTCAAAGACATGAAAGAGTATTCTGTAAATGGACTTCCAACTCCTTTGCAGATCAGCAATACAAGTTTTTCTCCTGATGGAAAGAAATTTACATTCCTTCAAACATATCCTGATCGGATTGAATTATGGCTGGTTGATGTTTCAACTGCAAGTGCAAAGCCTCTCACAAAGAAAAAAATTAATGCAACTCTTGCCAATCCTGTTGCATGGTTATCAAATTCCAGCACGATCATTTTCCTCGCAGCGGTCGAAAGCAAAAAACTTCCTGAAAAGACCCGTGTACCGGCCGGACCTGTGATAGAAGAAAATCTTGGAAAGAAAGCTCCCGCGCGTACTTACCAGGATCTTTTGAAAAATCCTTATGATGAAACGCTATTCGATTATCATTGTACTTCTCAATTATATTCCATTTCATTGGACGGAACTGAGAAAGCAGTAGGTGTACCAGGAGTATATTCCACTCAGAGTGTTTCACCGGATGGTTCTTTTGTGCTTGCAAAAGTCATTCATCGCCCATACTCCTATCTCGTACCTGCTAACTTATTTCCACAGTTGGTTCAGGTGATGGACATGAATGGTAATGTTGTAAAAAAACTTGTTGATGTGCCACTGGGAGATAATGTTCCTGTTGGATTCAATGCTGTCATAAAAGGACCAAGAGGTCATGCATGGCGTGCTGATCAGCCATCAACACTTTATTGGGCAGAAGCCCAGGATCAGGGAGATCCAAAGATTAAAGCCGAAATCCGCGACAAGGTTATTCAACTGAGTGCACCCTTCACTGGCAACCCATCTGATGTCATCAGTCTTCCATTACGATATGCAGGGATGATGTGGGGCAATGAAAAGTTAGCGATGGTAAACGAAATCTGGTGGGCTGATCGCAAGATCCGTACCTATCAGATAGACCCATCTAATCTTTCAAAGAAAAAAGTATTGTTTGATCGTTCTTACGAAGATGCTTACACAGATCCGGGCGATATTGTTACTACCTTCAATCAATATGGTCGTTCGGTGATCCTGATTAATTCTGACAATTCAATATATCTTGATGGCGATGGTTCTTCACCACAAGGTGATCGTCCGTTTCTAAGCAAAATGGATCTTACATCCGGAAAGATCACAAACCTCTGGAAGAGTGATGCTCCTTATTATGAATTCGTAGTGAGCTTCATTGATCCAAAGAAAGGAACATTTATAACTTCACGTGAATCTCAAAATGAAACCGCTAACTACTTTATTCACACTATAGGATCGAAAAATGTAACAGCCGTAACTTCTTTCCCCCATCCTTATCCACAAATCAAGGATGTGAAGAAGCAAGTATTAAAATACAAACGTCCTGATGGTGTAGATCTAACTGCAGATCTTTATTTACCTCCAGGCTATAAAAAAGAAGATGGTCCATTGCCAACCTTTCTGTGGGCTTATCCTGCCGAGTTCAAGTCAAAAGACAATGCTGGTCAGGTAAAGGGATCACCTTATACCTTCACCCGCATCAGCTCCGGCAGCCCGATCTATTGGGTGGTAAGAGGATATGCCGTGCTGGACAATGCATCTATTCCGATTGTTGGAGAAGGAGATGCTGAACCTAACGATACATATATCGAACAACTCGTTGCCAGTGCAAAATCAGCCATCGATTACGGAGCGTCATTAGGTTATGTTGATCCAAAAAGAGTTGGAGTGGGTGGTCATAGTTATGGAGCTTTCATGACTGCGAACTTACTGGCACACTCCGATCTATTCAAAGCAGGAATTGCAAGAAGCGGCGCATACAATCGCACGCTCACTCCTTTTGGTTTCCAGCAGGAAGAACGTACTTACTGGGAAGCGCCGGAAGTGTATAATAAAATGTCTCCATTCTCTTATGCCGATAAGGTAAAGACTCCCGTGCTCTTCATCCATGGTGAAGCGGATAATAATTCCGGAACTTTTCCAATTCAGACAGAGAGATTTTACAATGCTATAAAAGGACATGGCGGAACAGCACGTTACGTATTGCTGCCATACGAAAGTCATGGCTACCGGGCAAAGGAATCTATCATGCACATGCTGTGGGAAATGGATAATATGCTTGAAACCTATGTAAAGGGAGGTGATAAAATGAAGGCCAAGATCGGAACAAAATAA